One Phoenix dactylifera cultivar Barhee BC4 unplaced genomic scaffold, palm_55x_up_171113_PBpolish2nd_filt_p 000085F, whole genome shotgun sequence DNA segment encodes these proteins:
- the LOC103716946 gene encoding cation/H(+) antiporter 15-like: METIPPEMGDIQLEIPTYQGMYYPVQSMYNAYVCDVKRPIKIYSDGIWFNDNALYYALPVLLLQLTLITFVSRVLYFFLRPLKQPRIVSDVLAGVLLGPLGLSRNQDLMARLFPYKSISVLRVLAYHGIIFKLFSMTVKTDPAIIMRSGKKAVMLGLVSLLVPFGIMVGLGYFLIYTGDLHPDVAPDPSIIIMALLISSSSFLVVSEILEEIGLVNTELGRLAMSSSLINNAAGLFAITLYSSINREKPLQSIKSLGLLAAIILFALFIFRPSMRWVVQRTPKSGSIRGGTMVVIMIVVSIAGIISDISGAAFFFGPLLLGLAVPDGPPLGAALVEQIDTVVTEVLMPLVYLSCGLVVEFSEVNDGTTQLPVVRSTLWTVVILAIGILAKLTVTIIPAIYHKISFRNALMLTFMLNFRGMVEIVYLLYYRLDLPNMGVYSVLLLVSIGVTAIIVPLVKTYYDPLEVNYTVGQRTIQHLKPHMELRVVACVQDESPVPTLVSLLEASCAERGNPLCVYVLHLVEQVGRASSSFIAHKNKKGFINPTHMDRLLNAFVNFEQSKKGQVPMQPFTAIAPYKTMHQDICSLAMGKNAAFIIVPFMRDAGENGEADRAYRTIIPNVLSQASCTVGILILKGETVLPNPTNSQLHIGVLFWGGPDDREALSYAACLARHPSVHLTVTRFEAAMDENTDARELAWDDEVVEELKHEQAHNENVVIQEVVIKDMEKTIARIKSIDNQYDLIIVGRSQSSTCLLDQGLAEWSEFPELGLVGDMLCSSDFDGSFSILVVHQHRNA; this comes from the exons ATGGAGACAATTCCACCGGAGATGGGAGATATTCAGCTGGAGATTCCAACTTACCAAGGGATGTACTACCCCGTGCAAAGCATGTATAACGCTTACGTCTGCGATGTCAAAAGACCCATTAAGATCTACTCTGATGGCATATGGTTCAATGACAATGCTCTCTACTACGCCCTTCCCGTCCTCCTGCTCCAGCTTACTCTCATCACCTTCGTCTCCCGTGTCCTCTACTTCTTCCTTCGCCCCCTCAAGCAGCCCCGCATCGTCTCCGATGTCCTC GCGGGAGTACTTTTAGgacctcttgggttgtcacgcAACCAAGACCTCATGGCACGGTTGTTCCCCTACAAGTCCATCTCTGTGCTGCGTGTCTTGGCCTACCACGGCATCATATTCAAGCTCTTCTCCATGACTGTCAAGACGGACCCGGCCATCATAATGCGGTCGGGGAAGAAGGCCGTGATGCTAGGCCTAGTCAGCCTCCTTGTGCCCTTCGGCATCATGGTCGGCCTCGGCTACTTCCTGATCTACACGGGCGACCTCCACCCCGACGTCGCCCCCGACCCCTCCATCATCATCATGGCCCTCCTCATCAGCTCCAGCTCCTTCCTTGTCGTCTCCGAGATCCTCGAGGAGATCGGCCTCGTCAACACCGAGCTTGGCCGCCTCGCCATGTCGTCGTCCTTGATCAACAACGCCGCTGGCTTGTTCGCCATCACCCTCTACAGCTCCATCAACAGGGAGAAGCCGCTGCAATCCATCAAGTCCCTGGGCTTGTTGGCTGCCATCATCCTCTTCGCCCTCTTCATCTTCCGCCCATCGATGCGGTGGGTCGTGCAGCGGACCCCAAAGAGCGGGTCGATCCGCGGAGGCACCATGGTGGTCATCATGATCGTCGTCTCCATCGCCGGAATCATCAGCGACATCAGTGGCGCCGCCTTCTTCTTCGGTCCCCTTCTTCTGGGGCTCGCCGTCCCCGACGGTCCACCGCTCGGGGCCGCCCTCGTCGAGCAGATAGACACCGTGGTGACGGAGGTGCTGATGCCCCTGGTCTACCTAAGTTGTGGCTTGGTCGTCGAATTCTCGGAGGTCAACGACGGGACTACTCAACTCCCCGTCGTTCGATCGACCCTGTGGACGGTTGTCATCTTAGCGATCGGCATCCTCGCTAAGCTCACGGTTACCATTATTCCAGCCATCTACCACAAGATATCCTTCCGCAATGCCTTGATGTTAACCTTCATGTTGAACTTTAGAGGCATGGTGGAGATCGTCTATCTACTCTACTACCGGCTAGAT TTACCAAATATGGGCGTGTACTCCGTGCTGTTGTTGGTGTCGATCGGAGTAACGGCGATCATCGTGCCGCTGGTGAAGACGTACTACGATCCCCTGGAAGTGAATTACACGGTGGGGCAGCGGACGATCCAGCACCTGAAGCCCCACATGGAGCTGCGGGTGGTGGCTTGCGTGCAGGACGAGAGCCCCGTGCCGACCCTCGTCAGCTTGCTGGAGGCGTCGTGCGCGGAGCGGGGGAACCCGCTCTGCGTGTACGTGCTGCATCTGGTGGAGCAGGTGGGTCGGGCGTCGTCCAGCTTCATCGCACACAAGAACAAGAAGGGCTTCATCAACCCGACTCACATGGATCGCCTCCTCAACGCCTTCGTCAACTTCGAGCAGTCCAAGAAGGGGCAAGTGCCCATGCAGCCTTTCACTGCCATTGCCCCCTACAAGACCATGCACCAGGACATCTGCTCCCTCGCCATGGGGAAGAATGCTGCCTTCATCATCGTGCCCTTCATGAGAGATGCCGGAGAGAATGGCGAGGCTGACCGAGCCTATCGAACCATCATCCCCAATGTCCTTTCCCAG GCTTCCTGCACGGTGGGCATCCTGATTCTTAAAGGCGAGACGGTGCTCCCGAACCCGACCAACTCCCAGCTGCACATCGGCGTCCTCTTCTGGGGAGGCCCCGACGACCGCGAGGCGCTCTCGTACGCCGCCTGCCTGGCCCGCCACCCGAGCGTCCACCTCACCGTCACCCGCTTCGAGGCGGCAATGGACGAGAACACCGACGCCAGGGAGCTGGCGTGGGACGACGAGGTGGTCGAAGAGCTCAAGCACGAGCAGGCCCACAACGAGAACGTGGTGATCCAGGAGGTGGTCATCAAGGACATGGAGAAGACTATTGCCCGGATCAAGTCCATCGACAACCAGTACGACCTCATCATCGTCGGCCGCAGCCAGAGCTCCACCTGCCTCTTGGACCAGGGGCTGGCGGAGTGGAGTGAGTTCCCGGAGCTGGGACTGGTCGGGGACATGCTCTGCTCCTCCGACTTTGACGGCTCCTTCTCTATCCTCGTCGTGCACCAGCATCGGAATGCTTGA